Below is a window of Streptomyces sp. NBC_01429 DNA.
ACACCCCGTTGCCGGTGTGGCTGAGCGTCGCGTCCCGGTGCGCCTGCTCGGCGGCGGCGCCGGGGTCGCCGGGGTGGGTCCAGCCGTGCACGTCGGCGCGGATGGCGGCGCCGATCCACTCGCGGAACGGGTTGCGGTGGCGGGCGGTGTCCGGCGGTTCGATCCCGCTGAGCAGATTGCGGTAGGCGATCCGCTCGGCGGTGAACGTCCGCCCGGCCGGCAGTGTGTCCAGCCAGACCGAGGCGACCTGGGCGGTGGTGAAGTCCCGGCCGTGGCGCCGCAGGAGGAGCAGATTGAGCAGCGGGTAGTTGAGGTCGTCGTCCTCCGGCATGCCGTCGATGTTCTCGGCGAGCGAGTTCGGCGCCGAGCGGCGGTTCCACGGGTGGGCGGCGGCCAGTTCGGCGGGCAGGCCCCGGGCGGTGAACCAGGTGTGCGGCGGCCAGTTGCCGGTGGCGCGGGCGATCGCGCGGATCCCGTCGAGGGGCAGCTTCTCGACGGGCCGGCCGAGCAGGCAGCCCACCGCGCGGCCGAGCCAGGCGGCCTCCAACTGGCTCACGGAGAAAAGCTGTTGGTTCCGGGCGGAGGTCGGCCACGACGGGCAGGCGGAGCGGATCGCGGACAGCTCCGTCGGCTCGTGATCGGCCTGCGGGGACGGGAGTTGGTCCAGCTCGTCCAGTAAGTCGAGCGCGAGTGAACGCAGTTGGGGTGAGGCCGGATCGGGTGACGCGCCCGAGCGGACCGGCGCCGGCCGGCCGCCCGCGCGCTGCCAGCGCCGTACGAACTGCGCCGCGTCACGGCCGTCCTCCGCCGCCTGGCGCAGCTCGTGGCCGAGCAGATCCTCGGGCTGTACCCAGGTCAGCCGCCGAACGGTCATCGTGGATCGCCGAACTGAGGGGCCGTCAGCTCGGTGAAGAGCGCTTCGTGCGTCCGGCGCCGCTGGGTGTCGCGCCGGAACACCTCGTACGCCACCTCGGTCAACACCCTTGCCGGGGCGCGCAGATCGACCCTGCTCGCCTCGGCCACCCGCGTCGACCACTCCGCCGGGACCGCGCCCTCGCCGCCCAGGGCCCCGGCGAGCGCGCCGCCCATCGTGGCGATCGAGTCGCAGTCCCGGCCGTAGTTGACGCAACCGAGCACCGTACGGCGGTAGTCGCCCCCGGCGATCAGCAACATGCCCAGTGCGATGGGAAGTTCCTCGATGGAGTGCAGCCGGGAGGGGCGCCGGGCGCCCAGCGACGGATCGCGGTAGTGCGGCCCGACCGTGTCGTACGGCGCGACCGCCGCGCGCAGCCCGCGCAGCGCCGACTCCGTGCAGCGGTGCCGGGCCGCGACCTCGCACACCGCCTCGACGGCGGCGCGCGTACCGTCCTTCGCGAGGGCGAGAGCACACTCCACGACGGAGGCCGGGGTGGCGCCCGGCCGGCAGGCGGCGGCGACCGCCGCCGCGAACACCCCGGCCGCCTCCCGCCCGTACGACGACTGGTGGGCGCCCGCCACATCGATCGCCTCGGCGTACGCGGCGGCCGGATCCGCCGCGTTGACCAGTCCGACCGGCGCCATGTACATCGCGGCCCCGCAGTTGACGATATTTCCGCTGCCCGCCTCACGCGGATCGACGTGCCCGTAGTGCACCCGGGTGACCAGCCACTTCTCGGCGAGGAAGATCCGGTGCAGCGGCAGCGCCTCCGCCTCCAGCTCGGGGATCCAGCGCGGCGTGGAGATGAGGTCCGGTACGAGGTGGTCGGCGACCGCGTACGCGTCGAGGTGGTCGCGGACCTTCTCGTACACCCGGATCAGCGCGTGGGTCATCAGGGTGTCGTCGGTGATGTGGCCGTCGCCCTTGTGGTATGGGGCGAGGGGGCGGGCGGTGCGCCACTCCTCGTTCCACGGGCCGACGATGCCGGTGACCCGCCCGCCGTGGCGCTCCACGATCTGGTCGGGGGAGTACCCCTCGACCGGGCCGCCGAGCGCGTCACCGACGGCCGCGCCGATCAGGGCGCCGGTGACGCGGTCGGCGAGGGAGAGCGGCGGGGCGGTGTCCGGCCGGGGGTCCGGGGGAGTGCGCAGAGCGTCAGGAGGAGTGGCTGCCGGAGCCTGAAGGGGCGTCATGTCGGAATTGTCCACCCGGGACGGCCGGTTCCGTGGCTGCCAGCAGCCCGGCGAGTTCCACCAGGTCCGTCCCCGCGAGCCGGGGCAGCGCGCACCCCGGCAGGGTGCGGCAGGTCTCGCGCCAGGCGGCGGGCACGGTGCCGCCGCCACCGAGCGCGCCGGTCAGCGCGCCGGCCAGGGCGGGCGCCGAGTCCGCGACCCGGGACAGACACGCGGCGGCGGGCACCGCCCCGCTCACCCGGCCCCGGGCCGCCAGGGTCAGCGCGAGGGCGACCGGTACGGTCTCGGCGGCCGCGATGCCGTAGCTGTAGACGTGGTCCACGATCTGGTGCTCCAGCAGCGGGACCAGGGCGAACGCGCCGGCCGGCTCCCGGGCGAAGTCATGCGCGGTCTTGACCGCGTGCCGGGCGTTGCGGCCGATCTCCGTGGTCCCGGGGAGCTGGGCGAGCGCCGCCTCGACGGCCGCCTCGGCGTCCGCCCCGCCGAGCGCGCTCGCGACGGCGGCGGCCATGGCGCGGGCGCCGTGCACGCCGTCGCCGTCCTGCGTGTACCGGGCGTCGAACTCCGCGAGGTCGGCGGCGGCGGCCGGATCGCCCGGGTGGGCGACGGCGAGCACGGCGGCCCGTACGCAGGCGGCGTCGTCGAAGTAGTGCGGGTTGTCGTGGCCGGTGGCGGGCGGGCGCAGCCCGGTGGCCAGATTGCCGAGCCCCGCGCGCACCGAGATCCTGGCCCGCAGCGGTGGTACGGCGGACTCCACCTCGGGCGCCCGGTCGGCCGCCGCGCCGACCTCGGCGGCGAGCGCGCTCCAGCCGAGGTCGACGGCGGCCCGTACCGCCCGGCCGGGGCTGAGCCGCCGGAACCGCTCCCCGCGCGCGGCCAGCAGCGATCCGGCGGTGAAGGCGGCCCACTCGGCGTCGTCGGACGGGCCGAGCCTGAGCGGCTCCGGCGGCTGGTTGAGCGCGATGGGGACGGGCAGGGTGGTGGTCGCGTTCTGCTCGGCGAAGGTGTCCAGCTCCCGGGTGAGCCGTCGGGTCCACTCGGGCATCCGCGCCGCCCGGTGCCGCGCGGCGGGCCACCCGGCGGCGTCCCCGGCGGCGAGCCCGAGCAGCAGCCCCTCGATCCGGCCGAGCGGGGAGGGGCCGGTGGCCCCGGAGCGGGGAGGCGCACCGTACCCGTACCCCTGTCCGCTGTCGGGTTCCGTGGTCATGACACCGCCTCCTCGTCGTCCGGGGTGAGCAGATCCGCTACGTCCAGGACGTGGTGGCCGCGCATCGAGGGCAGGCAGCTCCCCCGTACGGGCCCGATGGCCGAGGCCCACTCGGCCGGGATCGCCCCTGCCCCGGACATCGCGCCGGCCAGCGCGCCCGCCACCGCCGCGGTGGTGTCGGCGTCGCGGCCCATGTTGACGGCGGTCAGGACCGAGGTGCGGAAGTCGCCGTGCGCCGCGGCGAAGGCGCCGAAGGCCAGGCCGACCGCCTCGGGCGCGAGATCCGTCCACGGGTAGCCGCCGATGACCACGGCCGAGCGGACCGCGCGCTCCATCGTCAGCCGGTCGGGGTGGGCGCGCCGCGCGGCGACCACTCCGCGGCGCAGGGTGCGCGAGGTCCAGGAGTCCATGGGGATCACGGAGAGCGCCGCCGCGATGACCGGGGCGGGTCCGGCTCCGGTCATCGCGACGGCGACCCCGGCCGCGACCGCCCGGCCGCCGTAGATCCCCTCGCCCTCGTGGCTGACCCGCCCGTCCACGGTGACCAGCCGGGCCGCCTCCTCGGGGCGGCCCGCCGCGTAGACCCCGAACGGCGCCGCCCGCATCGCGAGCCCGTCGCTCCAGGCGTGCCGGTGCTGGGCGGTGATGGGCGCGGCGAGTCCGCGCCGCAGATTCTCCAGCGTGCCGCGCTCGCTGAACCCGGCCCCCCGGAACGGGCCCTCGTCGAGGTCGGCGATCCACCGGTGCCACGCCGCCTCGACATGGGCGACGGTCAGCGCGGAGCCGTGCCGGGCGAGCAGCAGCCCGGAGAAGACGGCGTACTCGGTGTCGTCCGTACCCGCCGGGCTGTCGGACACGAACCCCTCGATCCGGCCCCAGCGCCGGCGGATCTCGGAGGGCCGCATGTTCTCCGCCGGTGCCCCGAGCGCGTCCCCGACGGCCAGCCCCAGCAGGGCGCCGCGCGCCCGGTC
It encodes the following:
- a CDS encoding ADP-ribosylglycohydrolase family protein, producing the protein MTVRRLTWVQPEDLLGHELRQAAEDGRDAAQFVRRWQRAGGRPAPVRSGASPDPASPQLRSLALDLLDELDQLPSPQADHEPTELSAIRSACPSWPTSARNQQLFSVSQLEAAWLGRAVGCLLGRPVEKLPLDGIRAIARATGNWPPHTWFTARGLPAELAAAHPWNRRSAPNSLAENIDGMPEDDDLNYPLLNLLLLRRHGRDFTTAQVASVWLDTLPAGRTFTAERIAYRNLLSGIEPPDTARHRNPFREWIGAAIRADVHGWTHPGDPGAAAEQAHRDATLSHTGNGVYGAMFVAAVIAAAAGAEDVHACLRAGLRVVPPRSRLAEAVHVGIGTARAERDFATVTDRLHAAYGHYHWVHAVPNAALLAAALTHADGEFSGSICRAVSGGWDTDSNGATAGSVAGLLAGHPARLPERWTAPLKNRLATSVTGFDGIGFDGIGFDALAELTRTLTTRAPTHQEAPRT
- a CDS encoding ADP-ribosylglycohydrolase family protein; the encoded protein is MTPLQAPAATPPDALRTPPDPRPDTAPPLSLADRVTGALIGAAVGDALGGPVEGYSPDQIVERHGGRVTGIVGPWNEEWRTARPLAPYHKGDGHITDDTLMTHALIRVYEKVRDHLDAYAVADHLVPDLISTPRWIPELEAEALPLHRIFLAEKWLVTRVHYGHVDPREAGSGNIVNCGAAMYMAPVGLVNAADPAAAYAEAIDVAGAHQSSYGREAAGVFAAAVAAACRPGATPASVVECALALAKDGTRAAVEAVCEVAARHRCTESALRGLRAAVAPYDTVGPHYRDPSLGARRPSRLHSIEELPIALGMLLIAGGDYRRTVLGCVNYGRDCDSIATMGGALAGALGGEGAVPAEWSTRVAEASRVDLRAPARVLTEVAYEVFRRDTQRRRTHEALFTELTAPQFGDPR
- a CDS encoding ADP-ribosylglycohydrolase family protein; the encoded protein is MTTEPDSGQGYGYGAPPRSGATGPSPLGRIEGLLLGLAAGDAAGWPAARHRAARMPEWTRRLTRELDTFAEQNATTTLPVPIALNQPPEPLRLGPSDDAEWAAFTAGSLLAARGERFRRLSPGRAVRAAVDLGWSALAAEVGAAADRAPEVESAVPPLRARISVRAGLGNLATGLRPPATGHDNPHYFDDAACVRAAVLAVAHPGDPAAAADLAEFDARYTQDGDGVHGARAMAAAVASALGGADAEAAVEAALAQLPGTTEIGRNARHAVKTAHDFAREPAGAFALVPLLEHQIVDHVYSYGIAAAETVPVALALTLAARGRVSGAVPAAACLSRVADSAPALAGALTGALGGGGTVPAAWRETCRTLPGCALPRLAGTDLVELAGLLAATEPAVPGGQFRHDAPSGSGSHSS
- a CDS encoding ADP-ribosylglycohydrolase family protein, with protein sequence MEPTAYAEAGTGTRERHAVRRDRARGALLGLAVGDALGAPAENMRPSEIRRRWGRIEGFVSDSPAGTDDTEYAVFSGLLLARHGSALTVAHVEAAWHRWIADLDEGPFRGAGFSERGTLENLRRGLAAPITAQHRHAWSDGLAMRAAPFGVYAAGRPEEAARLVTVDGRVSHEGEGIYGGRAVAAGVAVAMTGAGPAPVIAAALSVIPMDSWTSRTLRRGVVAARRAHPDRLTMERAVRSAVVIGGYPWTDLAPEAVGLAFGAFAAAHGDFRTSVLTAVNMGRDADTTAAVAGALAGAMSGAGAIPAEWASAIGPVRGSCLPSMRGHHVLDVADLLTPDDEEAVS